One genomic window of Salvia miltiorrhiza cultivar Shanhuang (shh) chromosome 4, IMPLAD_Smil_shh, whole genome shotgun sequence includes the following:
- the LOC131022189 gene encoding uncharacterized protein LOC131022189 isoform X1: MESFKSTPSIKKTWNKRVIVRILRFWVQKDLTGREGLEMILIDEWGNQIQASVSFGNKRKFMPLLREGDINMIQNFQVMDNKPNFQMAKVDHLYMLGFGLATQIEQPDEGFEILENGFNFIPFTDIPTHDPTFFLDVLGEVMTHTINIDWVEMRTGKASKCDITLADADGTQVTCVLWGSLAEELKTFMENKLAEDKEPVMVALQFAKISTFRGQIKVSSMKNASKFFICPDIKEVKDFILRRGVSRSSSCNDTITDISIGQQALNRNEWLDAAHARRLCDLIKSEECGTFNCKGTILDFHPQESWYYEACGNDRCLKGIAKGSTIGDHCKKCKRPIGSIIIRYLMKVLVGDEIDQTYFTIF; the protein is encoded by the exons ATGGAATCATTCAAATCAACTCCATCGATAAAAAAAACTTGGAATAAAAGGGTCATCGTTAGAATATTGCGGTTTTGGGTTCAAAAGGATTTAACAGGCCGAGAAGGCTTGGAGATGATTTTAATCGATGAATGG GGCAATCAAATTCAAGCATCTGTCTCTTTTGGAAATAAAAGGAAGTTTATGCCTCTTTTGAGAGAGGGAGATATAAATATGATCCAAAATTTCCAAGTAATGGACAACAAACCCAATTTTCAGATGGCCAAGGTCGACCACTTGTATATGCTTGGCTTCGGCCTTGCCACCCAAATTGAGCAACCGGATGAAGGCTTCGAAATTCTGGAAAATGGATTTAATTTTATTCCCTTTACAGATATTCCTACACACGATCCCACTTTCTTTTTGG ATGTTCTTGGGGAGGTTATGACCCACACTATTAACATAGATTGGGTCGAAATGAGAACTGGCAAGGCATCCAAGTGTGACATAACATTAGCCGATGCAGA CGGCACGCAAGTAACCTGTGTCTTATGGGGATCACTTGCCGAGGAATTGAAAACATTTATGGAGAACAAATTAGCAGAAGACAAAGAGCCTGTAATGGTGGCATTGCAATTTGCAAAGATATCCACATTCAGAG GCCAAATCAAGGTTTCCTCGATGAAGAATGCGAGCAAATTTTTTATCTGTCCAGATATAAAAGAAGTGAAAGATTTTATACTAAG GCGTGGTGTTAGTAGATCTTCTAGCTGTAATGATACCATTACCGATATATCTATCGGTCAACAAGCACTGAATAGGAATGAATGGTTAGATGCTGCTCATGCAAGAAGGTTATGCGACTTGATAAAATCAGAAgag TGTGGAACATTTAACTGCAAAGGGACAATATTGGACTTTCACCCGCAAGAGTCGTGGTATTATGAAGCATGTGGAAATGATAGATGCTTGAAAGGGATTGCCAAAGGAAGCACTATCGGAGATCATTGCAAAAAGTGCAAACGTCCAATTGGGTCAATTATTATAAG GTACTTGATGAAGGTACTTGTAGGCGATGAAATTGATCAGACGTATTTCACGATTTTTTAG
- the LOC131022190 gene encoding uncharacterized protein LOC131022190 — translation MAGIHATMKELHKASKHRFFNRKWNGRMGILENLDRIRFLWLRTMEYGRQVSDIEAALKVVDSVLQDLYYTVTEIYNQMIVKRPGRIDKINFEHFKIALEDKFRALYLGVQVIDENYEPIEISDSEEDPSEDEAELMDECED, via the coding sequence ATGGCCGGCATCCACGCAACAATGAAAGAATTGCACAAGGCCTCCAAACATAGATTCTTTAACCGCAAATGGAACGGCCGAATGGGAATATTAGAGAATCTTGATCGTATCCGTTTTTTATGGCTTAGGACCATGGAATACGGACGACAGGTTAGTGATATTGAGGCTGCACTTAAAGTTGTTGATTCCGTTCTGCAAGATCTTTACTACACTGTCACCGAGATATATAATCAAATGATCGTTAAAAGACCGGGGCGCATtgacaaaattaattttgagcATTTCAAGATCGCCTTGGAGGACAAATTTAGAGCTCTATATCTGGGTGTCCAAGTTATCGACGAAAACTACGAACCAATTGAGATAAGTGATTCGGAGGAGGATCCATCCGAAGATGAGGCGGAATTGATGGACGAGTGTGAAGATTAG